The following are encoded in a window of Megalops cyprinoides isolate fMegCyp1 chromosome 16, fMegCyp1.pri, whole genome shotgun sequence genomic DNA:
- the dele1 gene encoding death ligand signal enhancer isoform X1: protein MWRIHGILGRVLSRCHANAPLRLSQGHHVEDDVISTSTLLSTGRHPSDSSQSGKDRERKRRKRSSQFCYSSLPRYSALDAMGWGAAAVLFMQICRRLHSGPALSESNPEPAHREPGLLQKCGYRVLLEMLSRKDILPRGPSVKCLGRVQEDQGSTVGHALSDSPSPSDSEGVSIRPDSSHSADPLSSSDSDPKHTSSSENTNFNNKEPFCPEEEELIGAANNLKHIADSSVPVILNIIGIESARSGDDGTAFTCFLASAQHGYCKAQFNAGVCYEKGRGVGRDKQKAAEFYRQAATGGHSQAKYRYAKHLLQSRGQQSAEEAKAAMDLLEEAAGCGVREAQAYLGVLFSQPGVRDGLRAVHYLRMAAENGDSLSRLYLGQCYEWGFGVQQCFRTAVELYQQAAAAGNLQAECITSALCSKGVPADAALRPIRSTPCFSTGDRLQFRSAFSSLQSDPLIQPLPHSWSTGSLLAQAPPYTNPLSEGGGTGRSLPLPNNTPCGWTIGVG, encoded by the exons ctctcagagtgggaaggacagagagaggaagcgtAGGAAGAGAAGTTCGCAGTTCTGCTACTCCAGCCTGCCCCGCTACTCCGCCCTGGATGCAATGGGATGG GGTGCCGCTGCCGTGCTCTTCATGCAGATCTGCAGAAGGCTGCACTCTGGCCCCGCCCTGAGCGAGTCGAACCCAGAGCCGGCGCACAGGGAGCCAGGCCTGCTGCAGAAGTGTGGCTACAGAGTCCTGCTGGAGATGT TGTCACGCAAAGACATCCTGCCCAGGGGGCCGAGTGTGAAGTGCCTGGGGAGAGTGCAGGAGGACCAGGGCAGCACTGTGGGCCACGCCCTCTCagacagcccctccccctctgactCAGAGGGTGTGTCTATAAGACCTGACTCCTCCCATTCAG CAGATCCTCTGTCTTCGTCTGACAGCGATCCCAAGCACACCAGctcctctgaaaacacaaatttcAACAACAAG GAGCCTTTCTgtccagaggaggaggagctaaTTGGTGCAGCAAATAATCTGAAGCACATCGCAGACTCCAGCGTGCCAGTCATTCTAAACATCATTG ggaTAGAGAGTGCCCGAAGCGGAGACGATGGCACGGCTTTCACCTGCTTCCTGGCCTCTGCCCAGCACGGCTACTGCAAAGCGCAGTTCAACGCGGGTGTCTGCTACGAGAAGGGCAGAGGAGTTGGGAGAGACAAGCAGAAG gctgcTGAGTTCTACAGACAGGCAGCCACAGGGGGACACAGTCAGGCAAAGTACCGCTACGCTAAACACCTGCTGCAGtccagggggcagcagagtgcGGAGGAGGCAAAAGCAGCCATGGATCTGCTGGAGGAGGCTGCAGGCTGTGGCGTGAGAGAG GCACAGGCGTACCTGGGCGTGCTGTTCTCCCAGCCGGGGGTCAGGGATGGCCTGAGAGCGGTGCACTACCTGAGGATGGCAGCAGAGAATGGG gactCTCTCAGCCGGCTGTACCTGGGTCAGTGCTATGAGTGGGGCTTTGGGGTGCAGCAGTGTTTCAGGACTGCGGTGGAGCTCTACCAgcaggctgctgcagctgggaacCTGCAAGCCGAATGCATCACCTCAGCGCTCTGCTCCAAAG GTGTTCCCGCGGATGCAGCCCTGCGCCCAATCCGCTCCACCCCCTGCTTCTCCACAGGAGACCGGCTCCAGTTCCGCTCTGCATTTTCCAGCCTGCAGTCTGACCCTCTCattcagcccctcccccactcctgGAGCACAGGCAGCCTGCTGGCCCAGGCCCCCCCTTACACCAACCCCCTCTCTGAGGGAGGGGGCACAGGAAGGAGCCTGCCACTGCCCAACAACACCCCCTGTGGGTGGACCATAGGAGTCGGATAG
- the pcdh12 gene encoding protocadherin-12 has translation MQLALVLVLWFVALACSLDPPLTIQYQVWEEQPAGTTVGRLSDDLQQRGEGGGVEDFRVVEQGQALPFAVSVRDGTVSTVGRLDREALCWGSSLCEILFSVLYKREGVVSFLRVRVEVRDLNDHSPTFPSAEQELEISETATLRMRIPLDLAEDPDAGPNGLQTYSLSSNQHFALDVKTLSAGAKQAELVVIRELDREAQASFELTLMAWDKGNPPKSGSTLIKINILDSNDNSPVFEESSPTIELSEDSPRGTTVINLKATDPDQGANGEVEYSFSKHAPLDVQRLFSVDVQTGTVTLTGELDFEKKSSYEIDIQARDLGPNAIPSHCKVLVKLRDVNDNPPRIHVTWTPPESPVATVLEGAADETFLALVSVSDADSGENGAVRVHIQHGAGHFRLKRIHGDNYMIVTNGSLDREHRMEYNLTLVASDRGEPPLTCVTHLPVRVLDENDNAPVFSRTQYRAAMRENNPPGLHALRVRAHDVDLELGGKVSYSIRESNELGTPTAFFSIDPASGAVSIQQSLDYEEERSFSFIVEAKDQGRPPLSSTTTVIIDVQDVNDNYPVIEEPSPKRGKASLSVPVNAEKGEIVAELGDRPNGAANHSAHVRPEGHLAGTIRASDRDSGLNGRLRFRIVSGNPDGLFWLDESTGQLYVNTSNATDLIGKRFEFDITVSDMGSPALVTKTTLEVTFINLLDHLKNSSPSQWGQFSLTMKLAICLGATCLLLLLAVALVTTFCRPEKRDNHAYNCRQAESSYTRHPRRPQKHIQKADIQLVPVLRGRREGPLEGEALPRPDTPLQQEEPHLSPLLGRAVRNQDPPEEQPVPPLGPSRTLQKPGSVELSGTLPRTPATPYRSLRRARNSSSSLSQTGTLRRHGSRETQLCPDDGTDPPPGSPPCHTLRRKRNGEGDEHRQILHNLVRLSMAALGENCPIELSAASPEVQQVSQLLSLLHQGQLQPRPNFRGNKYSHRAGRSGPQDADWLSTKDSGHGESEAGDVDWDTGRDSPVDPLLEEGLSNLLTNTDDVFADVPDPEWMARLSLPLATDYHDNVFVPGPPSQDGRCLPTGSPADSTCFSTFGKSPEKGSPLPGTLLSEVSTLFEMLLTQKADAQPRTSAEVLYRLSAAYRRSMGLDGPPAGGASPSRLSGSEKRSPIMPCSVPDTLTQHLF, from the exons ATGCAGCTggctctggttctggttctgtgGTTTGTGGCGCTGGCCTGCTCTCTGGACCCACCTCTGACTATCCAGTACCAAGTGTGGGAAGAGCAGCCTGCAGGCACCACGGTGGGCCGCCTCTCGGATGACCTGcagcagaggggggaggggggcggggtggaggaCTTCCGGGTGGTGGAGCAGGGTCAGGCCCTGCCCTTCGCGGTCAGTGTGAGAGACGGGACGGTGTCGACGGTGGGGCGGCTGGACCGGGAGGCGCTGTGCTGGGGGTCCAGCCTCTGCGAGATCCTGTTCAGCGTGCTGTACAAGAGGGAGGGTGTGGTCAGCTTCCTGCGGGTGCGGGTGGAGGTGCGGGACCTGAACGACCACAGCCCCACCTTCCCCAGCgcggagcaggagctggagatcTCCGAGACCGCTACCCTGCGAATGCGCATCCCTCTCGACCTGGCCGAGGACCCCGACGCCGGCCCCAACGGCCTGCAGACCtactctctctcctccaatcagcactTCGCCCTCGACGTCAAGACCCTATCAGCCGGCGCCAAGCAGGCAGAGCTGGTGGTCATCCGGGAGCTGGACAGGGAGGCGCAGGCCTCCTTCGAGCTGACCCTGATGGCCTGGGACAAAGGAAACCCCCCCAAATCAGGCAGCACACTCATCAAGATCAACATCCTCGACTCTAACGATAACAGCCCGGTGTTCGAGGAGAGCTCCCCCACCATTGAGCTGAGTGAGGATTCCCCCCGAGGGACCACCGTCATCAACCTGAAGGCCACAGATCCCGACCAGGGGGCCAATGGTGAGGTGGAGTACTCCTTCAGCAAACACGCCCCTTTGGACGTGCAGAGGCTGTTCAGTGTGGACGTGCAGACTGGAACTGTGACCCTGACAGGGGAGCTGGACTTTGAGAAGAAGTCCTCCTACGAGATCGACATCCAGGCCCGTGACCTGGGTCCCAACGCCATCCCCTCCCACTGCAAAGTGCTTGTCAAGCTGAGGGACGTTAACGACAACCCCCCCAGGATCCACGTCACCTGGACCCCGCCCGAGTCACCCGTGGCGACCGTGCTGGAGGGCGCAGCAGACGAGACCTTCCTGGCGCTGGTGTCAGTCTCGGACGCAGACTCGGGAGAGAACGGCGCCGTCCGTGTCCACATTCAGCATGGCGCCGGGCACTTCCGCCTCAAGAGGATCCACGGAGACAACTACATGATCGTGACCAACGGCTCGCTGGACCGTGAGCACAGGATGGAGTACAACCTGACGCTGGTGGCGAGCGACCGCGGCGAGCCCCCCCTCACCTGCGTCACGCACCTGCCCGTGCGTGTGCTGGACGAGAACGACAACGCCCCCGTCTTCTCCCGCACGCAGTACCGCGCCGCCATGCGCGAGAACAACCCGCCTGGCCTCCACGCCCTGCGCGTGCGGGCCCACGACGTCGACCTGGAGCTGGGGGGCAAGGTTTCCTACTCCATCAGGGAGTCCAATGAACTCGGCACCCCCACGGCcttcttctccattgacccgGCCAGCGGAGCTGTGTCCATCCAGCAGTCACTGGACTATGAGGAGGAGCGCTCTTTCTCCTTCATCGTGGAAGCCAAGGACCAGGGGCGGCCGCCTCTGTCCAGCACCACCACGGTCATCATCGACGTCCAGGACGTCAATGACAACTACCCTGTGATAGAGGAGCCGTCACCGAAGCGGGGCAAAGCCTCACTGAGTGTGCCCGTCAACGCCGAGAAGGGTGAGATTGTGGCTGAGCTGGGGGACAGGCCGAACGGTGCGGCCAACCACTCCGCTCACGTCAGGCCAGAAGGACACCTGGCCGGCACCATCAGAGCCAGCGATCGAGATTCAGGCCTGAACGGCAGGCTCCGTTTCCGGATCGTCAGCGGAAACCCTGATGGATTGTTCTGGCTGGATGAGTCCACAGGGCAACTGTATGTGAACACCAGCAACGCCACAGACCTGATCGGGAAAAGGTTTGAGTTTGACATCACTGTGTCGGACATGGGCTCGCCTGCGCTGGTCACCAAAACCACCCTGGAGGTGACCTTCATCAACCTGCTGGACCACCTGAAGAACTCGTCACCGAGCCAGTGGGGGCAGTTCAGCCTGACCATGAAGCTGGCCATCTGCCTTGGAGccacctgcctgctgctgctcctggcGGTCGCCCTGGTGACCACCTTCTGTCGCCCGGAGAAACGGGACAACCACGCCTACAACTGCAGGCAGGCAGAGTCCAGCTACACCCGCCACCCCCGCCGGCCACAGAAGCACATTCAGAAGGCGGATATCCAGCTGGTGCCGGTGCTgcgtgggaggagggaggggccgcTGGAGGGCGAGGCCTTGCCCCGTCCCGACACGcccctgcagcaggaggagccCCACCTGTCCCCGCTGCTCGGCCGGGCCGTCCGGAACCAGGACCCTCCGGAGGAGCAGCCTGTCCCGCCGCTGGGCCCGAGCAGGACGCTGCAGAAACCCGGCAGCGTGGAGCTGAGCGGGACGCTCCCGCGCACCCCCGCCACACCCTACCGCTCCCTGCGGAGGGCCCGtaactcctcctcctcgctgtcGCAGACCGGCACACTGAGACGCCACGGCAGCCGCGAGACGCAGCTGTGTCCCGACGATGGCACCGACCCACCCCCCGGCTCCcccccctgccacaccctgcgCAGGAAGAGGAACGGCGAGGGGGACGAACACCGCCAAATCCTCCACAACCTGGTGCGGCTGTCCATGGCCGCGCTCGGAGAGAACTGCCCCATTGAGCTGTCCGCCGCCTCCCCGGAGGTGCAG CAGGTCTCccagctgctctccctcctgcacCAGGGTCAGCTCCAGCCCAGACCCAACTTCCGAGGAAACAAGTACTCCCACCGAGCCGGCCG GTCTGGGCCACAggatgctgattggctgagcacCAAGGACAGTGGCCACGGCGAGAGCGAGGCAGGAGATGTGGACTGGGACACGGGCCGAGACTCCCCCGTCGACCCTCTGCTGGAGGAGGGCCTGAGCAACTTGCTCACCAACACAG ATGACGTGTTTGCGGACGTCCCGGATCCGGAGTGGATGGCCCGCCTGTCCCTCCCACTCGCCACCGATTACCATGACAACGTGTTTGTCCCTGGGCCACCATCCCAGGACGGCCGCTGCCTGCCCACGGGGAGCCCTGCGGACAGCACCTGCTTCTCCACGTTTGGGAAGAGTCCGGAGAAGGGCAGTCCGCTGCCCGGCACCCTGCTGTCCGAGGTCAGCACGCTGTTCGAGATGCTGCTCACCCAGAAGGCTGACGCCCAGCCCCGAACCTCTGCAGAAGTGCTGTACCGCCTCTCTGCGGCCTATCGCCGCTCCATGGGGCTGGACGGgccaccagcagggggtgccAGCCCTTCCAGGCTCTCTGGAAGTGAGAAGAGATCCCCCATTATGCCCTGCTCAGTCCCAGACACACTGACCCAGCATCTGTTCTGA
- the dele1 gene encoding death ligand signal enhancer isoform X2 — protein sequence MWRIHGILGRVLSRCHANAPLRLSQGHHVEDDVISTSTLLSTGRHPSDSSQSGKDRERKRRKRSSQFCYSSLPRYSALDAMGWGAAAVLFMQICRRLHSGPALSESNPEPAHREPGLLQKCGYRVLLEMLSRKDILPRGPSVKCLGRVQEDQGSTVGHALSDSPSPSDSEGVSIRPDSSHSDPLSSSDSDPKHTSSSENTNFNNKEPFCPEEEELIGAANNLKHIADSSVPVILNIIGIESARSGDDGTAFTCFLASAQHGYCKAQFNAGVCYEKGRGVGRDKQKAAEFYRQAATGGHSQAKYRYAKHLLQSRGQQSAEEAKAAMDLLEEAAGCGVREAQAYLGVLFSQPGVRDGLRAVHYLRMAAENGDSLSRLYLGQCYEWGFGVQQCFRTAVELYQQAAAAGNLQAECITSALCSKGVPADAALRPIRSTPCFSTGDRLQFRSAFSSLQSDPLIQPLPHSWSTGSLLAQAPPYTNPLSEGGGTGRSLPLPNNTPCGWTIGVG from the exons ctctcagagtgggaaggacagagagaggaagcgtAGGAAGAGAAGTTCGCAGTTCTGCTACTCCAGCCTGCCCCGCTACTCCGCCCTGGATGCAATGGGATGG GGTGCCGCTGCCGTGCTCTTCATGCAGATCTGCAGAAGGCTGCACTCTGGCCCCGCCCTGAGCGAGTCGAACCCAGAGCCGGCGCACAGGGAGCCAGGCCTGCTGCAGAAGTGTGGCTACAGAGTCCTGCTGGAGATGT TGTCACGCAAAGACATCCTGCCCAGGGGGCCGAGTGTGAAGTGCCTGGGGAGAGTGCAGGAGGACCAGGGCAGCACTGTGGGCCACGCCCTCTCagacagcccctccccctctgactCAGAGGGTGTGTCTATAAGACCTGACTCCTCCCATTCAG ATCCTCTGTCTTCGTCTGACAGCGATCCCAAGCACACCAGctcctctgaaaacacaaatttcAACAACAAG GAGCCTTTCTgtccagaggaggaggagctaaTTGGTGCAGCAAATAATCTGAAGCACATCGCAGACTCCAGCGTGCCAGTCATTCTAAACATCATTG ggaTAGAGAGTGCCCGAAGCGGAGACGATGGCACGGCTTTCACCTGCTTCCTGGCCTCTGCCCAGCACGGCTACTGCAAAGCGCAGTTCAACGCGGGTGTCTGCTACGAGAAGGGCAGAGGAGTTGGGAGAGACAAGCAGAAG gctgcTGAGTTCTACAGACAGGCAGCCACAGGGGGACACAGTCAGGCAAAGTACCGCTACGCTAAACACCTGCTGCAGtccagggggcagcagagtgcGGAGGAGGCAAAAGCAGCCATGGATCTGCTGGAGGAGGCTGCAGGCTGTGGCGTGAGAGAG GCACAGGCGTACCTGGGCGTGCTGTTCTCCCAGCCGGGGGTCAGGGATGGCCTGAGAGCGGTGCACTACCTGAGGATGGCAGCAGAGAATGGG gactCTCTCAGCCGGCTGTACCTGGGTCAGTGCTATGAGTGGGGCTTTGGGGTGCAGCAGTGTTTCAGGACTGCGGTGGAGCTCTACCAgcaggctgctgcagctgggaacCTGCAAGCCGAATGCATCACCTCAGCGCTCTGCTCCAAAG GTGTTCCCGCGGATGCAGCCCTGCGCCCAATCCGCTCCACCCCCTGCTTCTCCACAGGAGACCGGCTCCAGTTCCGCTCTGCATTTTCCAGCCTGCAGTCTGACCCTCTCattcagcccctcccccactcctgGAGCACAGGCAGCCTGCTGGCCCAGGCCCCCCCTTACACCAACCCCCTCTCTGAGGGAGGGGGCACAGGAAGGAGCCTGCCACTGCCCAACAACACCCCCTGTGGGTGGACCATAGGAGTCGGATAG
- the LOC118790703 gene encoding transmembrane O-methyltransferase homolog has product MWLLAVSLPLLPVIVVLVTHYRDALAAFCRNLVLHIAAFPWRMPKACVRSTHNFIFVTCTHGNPESVLEAFHLYARTHPALSLGPSKGEILDEVVRQVAPSRVLELGTHCGYSSVRILRLLPPGGRLLTVERDPVTAEAGEEVILVAGFKHSQFQLLTCPSADAIVHLRTHLGAGLLELVLMDHDVGQYLSDLQALEREELLAPGCVLLFNNAHPPAADTLLGYVGSRPERYAIRQQDHSLLELQCPLLAAPVPLQPS; this is encoded by the exons ATGTGGCTACTTGCTGTGTCCCTCCCGTTGCTCCCGGTGATTGTCGTCTTGGTGACCCATTACCGGGATGCTCTGGCGGCGTTCTGCCGGAACCTGGTACTCCATATAGCTGCGTTCCCCTGGCGGATGCCGAAGGCTTGCGTTCGCAGCACCCACAACTTCATCTTCGTCACCTGTACCCATGGCAACCCCGAGAGTGTGCTGGAGGCCTTCCACCTGTACGCTCGCACACACCCTGCCCTCAGCCTGGGGCCCAGCAAAG GTGAGATTCTGGACGAGGTGGTGAGGCAGGTGGCCCCTTCGCGAGTGCTGGAGTTGGGGACGCACTGCGGGTACTCCTCTGTCCGAATCCTCCggctgctgccccctggtggcaggCTGCTGACGGTGGAGCGTGACCCTGTCACTGCCGAGGCTGGAGAAGAGGTCATCCTGGTGGCCGGCTTCAAACACTCCCAG TTCCAGCTGCTGACCTGCCCATCGGCAGACGCCATCGTTCACCTGCGTACGCacctgggggcggggctgttGGAGCTGGTGCTGATGGACCACGATGTGGGGCAGTACCTGTCCGACCTGCAGgccctggagagagaggagctacTCGCCCCAGGGTGTGTCCTGCTGTTCAACAACGCCCACCCCCCCGCGGCCGACACCCTGCTGGGGTACGTGGGCAGCAGGCCAGAGCGCTACGCCATCAGACAGCAGGATCACAGCCTGCTGGAGctacagtgccccctgctggcagctcCCGTGCCGCTGCAGCCCAGCTAA